The following proteins are encoded in a genomic region of Ictalurus furcatus strain D&B chromosome 6, Billie_1.0, whole genome shotgun sequence:
- the cytip gene encoding cytohesin-interacting protein → MTSNMNRKTILQQQKSLDTCLQENTSRKGLRWRRGSLNNGKQSKNNVSSSGTLTRGRDQLSRSYSSSLVDYTDPQRTTVVLEKQDNEAFGFEVQTYGIQLNNTNELEMCTFVCSVQDGSSAETAGLTAGDIILTVNGVIIKGFTHHQIIELIRESVNMLKLETVNGSVVKRIELEKKMRMLKQTLHEKWSELQALTIQEKRLTRDNLNVSSAHPSMDSLMSLSSPTSRSGHRFSSDSSWPSMLTDEVCEDVFDDLSPCSPHKINCELFPTIFQPEEAQPRPTLSRTRSISSGSSSNSCQSPTWDNKRTCSSSSSSSVFATLPRRGRKGSMRKNLLKLLPGLNYSLEEEETT, encoded by the exons ATGACCTCTAACATGAACCGTAAGACTATCCTGCAGCAGCAGAAGAGCCTGGACACTTGTCTACAGGAAAATACCTCCAGGAAAGGTCTGCGCTGGAGACGGGGATCTTTAAATAATGGAAAACAGTCTAAAAACAATGTGTCCTCTTCAGGGACGCTGACCCGGGGACGAGACCAG CTGAGCCGATCATATTCCAGCTCTCTGGTGGACTATACAGATCCTCAGAG gacGACGGTTGTGTTGGAAAAACAAGACAATGAAGCGTTCGGATTTGAAGTCCAG ACATATGGGATTCAGCTGAATAACACCAATGAGTTGGAGATGTGTACGTTTGTCTGCAGCGTGCAGGATGGTAGTTCTGCAGAGACTGCAGGCCTAACTGCGg gtgaCATAATATTGACGGTAAATGGGGTCATCATCAAAGGGTTTACCCATCACCAAATCATTGAACTGATCCGAGAGTCTGTCAACATGCTAAA GTTGGAGACAGTCAATGGCAGCGTGGTCAAAAGAATTGAACTAGAGAAGAAGATGCGCATGCTCAAG CAAACCCTACATGAGAAATGGTCGGAACTGCAGGCACTCACCATACAGGAAAAACGTCTTACTcgag ATAATCTGAACGTCAGCTCTGCGCATCCATCCATGGACTCTCTCATGTCTCTGTCATCACCTACTAGTCGGTCTGGACATCGTTTCTCTAGTGACAGCAGCTGGCCGAGCATGTTGACAGATGAGGTCTGCGAGGACGTGTTCGATGACCTCAGTCCGTGCAGCCCACACAAAATCAACTGCGAATTATTCCCCACTATATTTCAGCCAGAGGAGGCGCAGCCGAGGCCGACTCTGTCCCGAACCCGCAGCATCAGCAgcggcagcagcagcaacagctgcCAGTCACCCACGTGGGATAACAAACGAACGTGCTCATCCTCCTCGTCCTCCAGCGTGTTCGCCACGCTGCCTCGCCGGGGGAGGAAAGGCAGCATGAGAAAAAACCTGCTGAAGTTGTTACCAGGACTGAACTATTCTCTCGAAGAAGAGGAGACCACCTGA